Proteins from a genomic interval of Yarrowia lipolytica chromosome 1E, complete sequence:
- a CDS encoding uncharacterized protein (Compare to YALI0E02310g, highly similar to uniprot|P40581 Saccharomyces cerevisiae YIR037w HYR1 glutathione peroxidase) yields MLTVVKPISWRTLNTVPPAASIKRTISALQFHLRHPSLPFNRLRTTHTMSAEKTNTAFYNLAPLDKNGEPFPFKQLEGKVVLIVNVASKCGFTPQYKGLEEVYQKYKDQGFTIIGFPCNQFGGQEPGSADEISSFCQLNYGVTFPVLQKINVNGNDADPVYVYLKEQKAGLLGFRGIKWNFEKFLVDKHGNVVDRYASLKTPAGLESTIETLLKKP; encoded by the coding sequence ATGCTTACAGTTGTGAAGCCTATTTCGTGGCGGACCCTTAACACAGTACCGCCAGCCGCATCTATAAAGAGAACCATCAGTGCTCTTCAATTCCACCTCAGACACCCCAGTCTTCCTTTCAATCGACTTCgaacaacacacacaatgtccgCCGAGAAAACCAATACCGCTTTCTACAACCTCGCTCCACTCGACAAGAACGGAGAGCCTTTCCCCttcaagcagcttgaggGCAAGGTCGTGCTCATCGTGAACGTCGCCTCCAAGTGTGGCTTTACTCCCCAATACAAGGGCCTTGAGGAGGTCTACCAGAAGTACAAGGATCAGGGATTCACCATCATCGGCTTCCCCTGCAACCAGTTTGGTGGCCAAGAGCCTGGTTCCGCTGACgagatctcctccttctgtcAGCTGAACTACGGCGTCACTTTCCCCGTTCTTCAGAAGATCAACGTCAACGGCAACGACGCCGACCCCGTCTACGTCTACCTGAAGGAGCAGAAGGCTGGTCTGCTGGGCTTCCGAGGAATCAAGTGGAACTTTGAGAAGTTCCTGGTTGATAAGCACGGTAACGTCGTCGACCGATATGCTTCCCTCAAGACCCCCGCCGGCCTCGAATCCACCATCGAGACCCTCCTCAAAAAGCCCTAA
- a CDS encoding uncharacterized protein (Compare to YALI0E02266g, weakly similar to uniprot|Q9P3Q3 Neurospora crassa B24P7.320 Related to cytosolic Cu/Zn superoxide dismutase), with protein sequence MLFKSVVVSTLAAAALAQKNTTDGVTGKLGDAAIINDNPVGEVYEVVFDKEGTVKGKITFTAAKNGTGVDVSVDLEGKFDGVEGPYPYHIHALPVPANGSCAATLAHLDPYQRGQKPECDASKPETCEVGDLSGKHGKIPSANGSTTHFHTEYTELYASTKDGIGAFLGNVSVVIHAPNTSRLACANIELKKGSAVAGGNSTSNHTASGKPSGTAAANANGAGISGVSQIVVGGAAIFAAAALL encoded by the coding sequence ATGCTTTTCAAGTCTGTTGTCGTCTCCACCCTGGCCGCCGCTGCtctggcccagaagaacaCCACCGACGGTGTCACCGGCAAGCTCGGCGATGCTGCCATCATCAACGACAACCCCGTTGGCGAAGTCTACGAGGTCGTTTTTGACAAGGAGGGAACCGTTAAGGGAAAGATCACCTTCACTGCTGCTAAGAACGGAACCGGTGTTGATGTCTCGGTCGACCTTGAGGGTAAGTTCGACGGCGTCGAGGGTCCCTACCCTTACCACATCCACGCCCTGCCCGTTCCCGCCAACGGCTCCTGCGCCGCCACTTTGGCTCACCTTGACCCCTACCAGCGAGGTCAGAAGCCTGAGTGTGACGCCTCCAAGCCAGAGACTTGTGAGGTTGGTGACCTTTCCGGCAAGCACGGCAAGATCCCCTCAGCCAACGGTTCCACCACCCACTTCCACACTGAGTACACCGAGCTCTACGCTTCCACTAAGGACGGCATTGGTGCTTTCCTCGGCAACGTCTCCGTCGTTATCCATGCCCCCAACACTTCCCGACTTGCTTGCGCTAACattgagctcaagaagggctCCGCAGTTGCTGGTGGaaactccacctccaaccacACCGCTTCTGGCAAGCCTTCtggaactgctgctgccaacgcCAACGGTGCTGGTATCTCTGGTGTTTCTCAGATTGTTGTCGGTGGTGCCGCCATTTTCGCCGCCGCTGCTCTTCTCTAA
- a CDS encoding uncharacterized protein (Compare to YALI0E02288g, similar to Saccharomyces cerevisiae RIB1 (YBL033C); ancestral locus Anc_3.319, similar to uniprot|P38066 Saccharomyces cerevisiae YBL033c RIB1 GTP cyclohydrolase II), producing the protein MSKPIDIPDTSEEVSQIDLVSPTFTPTESQVGTPDAIPVTEEESGAPVLKLSATLPEVECLVRARIPTTNGTEIFLHLYTNNVDKKEHLAIVFGNHIRSKSLDRPREGETEMDRMTRGAYTGRLFPGRQSSKEGVPSTRTPEPASKAPDTTLVRIHSECYTGETAWSARCDCGEQLDEAARLMGNKNSGVIVYLRQEGRGIGLGEKLKAYNLQDLGADTVQANLMLKHPADGRDFGLATAILQDLDQTKIQLLTNNPDKIAAVEGPNKEVTVVERVPMVPLAWKDKSKGIHSDEVDGYLRTKIERMGHLLSEPMAK; encoded by the coding sequence ATGAGCAAGCCTATTGATATTCCCGATACCTCCGAAGAGGTGTCGCAGATCGATCTCGTTTCGCCCACTTTCACGCCAACGGAGTCTCAGGTGGGAACCCCCGACGCTATCCCCGtcacagaagaagagtcgGGAGCACCAGTACTCAAGCTCTCGGCCACACTCCCAGAGGTCGAGTGTCTGGTGCGAGCCAGAAtccccaccaccaacgGAACCGAGATCTTCCTTCATCTGTACACCAACAAtgtcgacaagaaggaacATCTGGCTATTGTTTTCGGAAACCACATCAGATCAAAGTCTTTGGACCGGCCACGAGAAGGCGAGACTGAGATGGACAGAATGACCCGAGGGGCTTACACAGGCCGACTCTTCCCTGGAAGACAGTCTTCCAAGGAAGGAGTCCCCTCCACCCGAACCCCAGAGCCCGCTTCCAAGGCTCCAGACACGACCCTGGTGCGAATCCACTCCGAGTGCTACACTGGTGAGACAGCCTGGTCTGCCCGGTGTGACTGTGGAGAGCAGCTTGACGAGGCAGCCAGGCTTATGGGAAACAAAAACTCCGGTGTCATTGTCTACCTGCGACAGGAGGGACGAGGAATCGGTCTGGgggagaagctcaaggcATACAACTTGCAGGATCTCGGTGCTGACACTGTACAGGCCAACCTGATGCTCAAACATCCCGCTGATGGTCGAGACTTTGGCCTGGCAACTGCTATTCTGCAGGATCTGGACCAGACTAAGATCCAGCTGCTCACCAATAACCCCGACAAGATTGCCGCAGTTGAGGGACCTAACAAGGAGGTCACCGTGGTGGAACGTGTACCCATGGTTCCTCTGGCCTGGAAggacaagtccaagggTATTCACAGCGACGAGGTGGACGGCTACCTCCGGACCAAGATTGAGCGTATGGGACATCTTCTCAGCGAACCCATGGCAAAATAA